In Dioscorea cayenensis subsp. rotundata cultivar TDr96_F1 chromosome 11, TDr96_F1_v2_PseudoChromosome.rev07_lg8_w22 25.fasta, whole genome shotgun sequence, a single genomic region encodes these proteins:
- the LOC120272234 gene encoding ABC transporter B family member 10-like gives MVSEEKKNNEGMMKEKVKKDERLKEEEEEEEEEEEEEIEEEKKKKKKREMKIKGGSFLKLFLFADACDCTLMAMGTVGAFVHGASVPVFFLFFGKLIDVIGTASLFPSSISNKVSKYSLDFVYLGVVILFSSWIEVACWMYTGERQTAKMRIEYLRSLLNRDMAFFDIETTTGEVITTVTNDIIIIQDAISEKVGKSIHCLSRFVVGFVIGFARIWQISLVTLAIVPVIAISGGIFAYTTTGFAARIRKSYVKAGEIAEEVMGNIRTVQAFVGEEKAVKSYKNALMQTYKFGVKAALAKGLGLGSVYCVLFCSWAMLVWFTSCIVHKSISTGADAFTTMINVFVAGLSLGQAAPHISTILKAKMAAKPILEMVKKNKEKNKRNMIGGTLAEVEGHIQLCNMSFSYPSRPGVLIFDGLNLDIPSGKIVALVGGSGSGKSTIISLIERFYEPLSGTVLLDGHDIKNLQLKWLRQQIGLVNQEPTLFAMSIRENIIYGKEDATEEEIAHAAMLSNADTFIDNLPDRYETQVGERGIQLSGGQKQRIALARVIIKNPRILLLDEATSALDAESEKSIQKGLNRVMVGRTTVIVAHRLSTIRNANTIAVVQNGKIAETGTHDELMLNPQSTYASLVQLQEFASLNGLSSVEHCKRLTSFRASDKQFHSFQSDKDSFSIYAPDTTEQPNIKTISMRRLYSMAGPDWNLGLFGTLGAFVTGAQMPLFTLGMTQALVAYYKPWEDTQREIKMIAFLFCGGAVITLIFHTIQHANFGIMGERLVLRVRAKIFRAILQNEIGWFDDTKHASAMLASRLETDASLLRSIIIDCSATLLHNLGLIITSFIITFILNWRLTLVILATFPLLITANISEQLFLKGFGGNLSKAYLKANMLATEAVSNIRTVASFCLENKVVKLYASELNAPAKRSLLRGHIAGIFYGMSQFCLYSSYALTLWYASVLMSKEIVSFPSVIKTFMVLIVTAFAMAEALALAPDIIRGNQMANSVFELMDRKTEIVSDGGVDAGRVVGIVELKGVKFCYPSRPDDVIFRDLDLRVSSGKTMALVGMSGSGKSTVLALILRFYDPTAGKVMIDGKDIRKFQLSSLREHIGLVQQEPALFATTIYDNILYGKDGASEAEIIEAAKIANAHSFISALPEGYLTKVGERGLQLSGGQKQRIAIARAIIKNPAILLLDEATSALDVESERIVQQALDRVMQTRTTVMVAHRLSTVQNADEISVLEDGKIIEKGSHKSLVENIEGAYYKLINLQQQKN, from the exons ATGGTGAgtgaggaaaagaaaaacaatgaaggaATGATGAAGGAGAAGGTCAAGAAAGATGAAagattaaaagaagaagaagaagaagaagaagaagaagaagaagaagaaatagaagaagagaagaagaagaagaagaagagagaaatgaaaataaagggtGGTTCATTTTTGAAGCTGTTCTTATTTGCTGATGCATGTGATTGCACTCTCATGGCCATGGGCACTGTTGGAGCTTTTGTTCATGGAGCTTCTGTTCctgttttctttctcttctttggaAAGCTCATTGATGTCATTGGAACTGCCTCTCTCTTCCCTTCTTCCATCTCTAACAAAGTTTCCAAG TACTCTCTTGATTTTGTTTACTTGGGTGTTGTCATCCTCTTCTCTTCTTGGATAG AGGTGGCGTGTTGGATGTACACCGGAGAAAGACAAACGGCGAAGATGAGGATTGAATATTTAAGATCGTTGTTGAATAGAGATATGGCATTTTTCGATATTGAAACTACAACAGGGGAAGTAATCACAACAGTTACCAATGATATTATCATCATCCAAGATGCAATTTCTGAAAAG GTGGGAAAAAGTATACACTGTCTGAGCCGGTTTGTTGTTGGATTTGTGATTGGATTTGCACGCATTTGGCAAATCAGCCTTGTAACACTAGCCATTGTGCCAGTGATAGCAATTTCAGGTGGCATCTTTGCTTACACCACCACTGGTTTTGCTGCTAGAATAAGGAAATCTTATGTTAAAGCAGGAGAGATTGCAGAGGAG GTGATGGGAAACATTAGAACTGTTCAGGCATTTGTGGGAGAAGAGAAGGCTGTGAAGTCATACAAGAATGCACTAATGCAAACTTATAAATTTGGGGTGAAGGCTGCTTTGGCCAAGGGTCTTGGACTTGGTTCTGTGTATTGTGTGCTTTTCTGTTCATGGGCAATGCTTGTTTGGTTCACTAGTTGTATTGTGCATAAGAGTATTTCGACCGGAGCCGATGCGTTTACCACCATGATTAACGTTTTTGTAGCCGGCCT GTCTCTCGGGCAGGCTGCGCCACACATCTCTACAATTCTTAAAGCAAAAATGGCAGCAAAACCAATCTTGGAGATGGTaaagaagaacaaggaaaagaataaaagaaacatgatTGGAGGTACTTTAGCTGAAGTTGAGGGTCACATTCAACTTTGCAATATGAGTTTTAGCTATCCATCAAGACCAGGTGTTCTCATCTTTGATGGACTTAACTTGGATATCCCATCTGGGAAGATTGTGGCACTTGTTGGTGGGAGTGGTTCAGGAAAAAGcactataatttcattaatagagaggttctatgaacCACTCTCTGGAACTGTATTGCTAGATGGCCATGATATCAAGAATTTGCAACTCAAATGGTTAAGGCAACAGATTGGGTTAGTCAATCAAGAACCTACTCTTTTTGCGATGAGTATTCGCGAGAACATTATCTACGGAAAGGAAGATGCAACCGAGGAGGAGATTGCCCATGCTGCAATGCTATCAAATGCTGACACCTTCATCGACAATCTTCCTGATCGATACGAGACACAG GTTGGAGAGCGAGGAATTCAACTATCAGGAGGGCAAAAGCAGCGCATTGCGCTAGCAAGAGTAATAATCAAGAACCCAAGAATCCTCCTTCTTGATGAGGCGACCAGCGCATTAGATGCCGAGTCTGAGAAAAGCATACAAAAGGGACTCAACCGTGTCATGGTGGGACGAACCACTGTCATTGTGGCTCATCGGCTATCTACAATCAGGAATGCGAATACGATAGCCGTCGTACAAAATGGGAAGATTGCAGAGACTGGAACACATGATGAACTAATGTTAAACCCACAAAGCACGTATGCATCTCTTGTTCAGCTTCAAGAATTTGCTTCTCTTAATGGATTGTCATCTGTTGAACATTGTAAAAG GTTGACAAGTTTCAGAGCATCAGACAAACAGTTTCATAGTTTCCAGTCTGATAAGGACTCATTTAGTATTTATGCCCCGGATACAACTGAGCAACCAAACATAAAGACAATTTCAATGAGAAGGCTGTATTCTATGGCTGGTCCTGATTGGAATTTGGGTCTGTTTGGCACTTTGGGTGCCTTTGTCACTGGAGCACAGATGCCATTGTTTACTCTTGGCATGACACAAGCTCTTGTGGCTTACTATAAGCCCTGGGAAGACActcaaagagaaataaaaatgatagcTTTTCTCTTCTGTGGAGGTGCTGTTATTACCTTGATTTTTCACACAATACAACATGCTAACTTTGGAATCATGGGCGAAAGACTTGTTCTTCGAGTCAGAGCGAAGATTTTTCGAG CTATTTTGCAGAATGAGATTGGATGGTTCGATGACACAAAACATGCAAGTGCGATGTTAGCAAGTCGGTTAGAAACTGATGCAAGCCTTCTTCGATCTATCATCATCGATTGTTCAGCTACTCTTCTGCATAATCTTGGGTTGATTATAACCTCATTCATCATCACATTCATATTAAATTGGAGACTAACCTTGGTGATCTTGGCCACCTTTCCTTTGCTAATCACCGCAAATATTAGTGAG CAATTATTCCTCAAAGGATTCGGAGGTAACTTGAGCAAAGCATACTTGAAAGCAAACATGCTTGCTACCGAGGCTGTGAGCAACATCCGCACGGTCGCATCTTTTTGCTTAGAAAATAAGGTGGTGAAATTATACGCTAGTGAGCTCAATGCACCGGCTAAGCGCTCCTTGCTACGTGGCCATATTGCCGGCATTTTCTACGGCATGTCTCAATTTTGCCTCTACTCTTCATATGCTTTGACATTATG gtATGCTTCGGTTTTAATGAGCAAAGAGATTGTTAGCTTCCCATCAGTGATTAAAACATTCATGGTGTTGATTGTAACAGCGTTTGCGATGGCGGAGGCCTTGGCATTGGCCCCTGATATTATAAGAGGAAATCAAATGGCGAATTCGGTGTTTGAATTAATGGATAGGAAGACCGAGATAGTGAGTGATGGTGGAGTTGATGCCGGTAGGGTTGTCGGAATAGTTGAGTTAAAAGGAGTTAAGTTTTGCTACCCTTCAAGGCCAGATGACGTTATTTTTAGAGATTTGGATCTTAGAGTCAGCTCTGGCAAGACCATGGCATTGGTAGGGATGAGTGGGTCTGGTAAGAGCACAGTGCTTGCTcttattttgagattttatgATCCAACTGCTGGGAAAGTGATGATTGATG GTAAAGACATAAGAAAGTTTCAGTTGAGTTCCCTTAGAGAACACATAGGTCTAGTTCAACAAGAGCCAGCTTTGTTTGCGACAACCATCTATGACAACATCTTATACGGCAAAGATGGTGCATCAGAAGCCGAGATCATCGAAGCAGCAAAGATCGCGAACGCACATTCGTTCATCAGTGCCTTACCGGAGGGCTACTTAACTAAAGTCGGCGAAAGAGGCCTTCAACTTTCCGGTGGGCAAAAACAACGTATTGCTATTGCTAGAGCCATTATTAAGAATCCAGCTATTTTACTGCTCGATGAGGCTACAAGTGCGCTTGATGTCGAATCCGAGCGTATTGTTCAACAAGCATTGGATAGAGTTATGCAAACACGAACAACAGTCATGGTTGCTCATCGGTTATCGACTGTCCAAAATGCCGATGAAATATCGGTTTTGGAAGATGGGAAGATCATTGAGAAAGGAAGTCATAAAAGTCTTGTAGAGAACATTGAGGGTGCCTATTACAAGTTGATTAACTTGCAACAACAAAAGAATTGA